A stretch of Oryza brachyantha chromosome 4, ObraRS2, whole genome shotgun sequence DNA encodes these proteins:
- the LOC102705523 gene encoding aluminum-activated malate transporter 1: MAIMHSAAVEAAAAATEHQTNAGVVVGGGGWLAGCWARLRALLEMVGRWVAGFARKVAGIAADDPRRVVHSLKVGLALTLVSVLYYVTPLFKGFGVSTLWAVLTVVVVMEYTVGGTLSKGLNRAFATLVAGFIAVGAHQVANRCGAQGEPILLAIFVFLLASAATFSRFIPEIKARYDYGVTIFILTFSLVAVSSYRVEELIQLAHQRFSTIVVGVATCLCTTIFVMPVWAGEDLHKLTAGNLDKLAQFLEGMEIECFGENASAENLEGKTFLQAYKSILNSKATEDSLCNFAKWEPGHGKFSFRHPWSQYQKIGALSRQCASSMEAMASYVITLTKSQYPEANPELSLKVRTACGEMSSHSAQALRELSAAIRTMTVPSTTNNSMSAAIKAAKALRSEISEDKALLQVMHAAVTASLLSDLVTQVKKIAESVDNLARLACFKIPEKSQKDVVVVINIMS; encoded by the exons ATGGCCATCATGCATTCTGCTgccgtggaggcggcggcggcagcgacggagcaCCAGACGAACGCCGGAGTGGTCGTCGGCGGTGGGGGGTGGCTGGCTGGTTGCTGGGCGCGGCTGCGAGCGCTGCTTGAGATGGTCGGGCGATGGGTGGCCGGGTTCGCGAGGAAGGTGGCGGgcatcgccgccgacgacccgAGGAGGGTGGTGCACTCGCTCAAGGTCGGGCTGGCGCTCACGCTGGTGTCCGTGCTCTACTACGTGACGCCGCTCTTCAAGGGCTTCGGGGTGTCCACGCTGTGGGCCGTgctcaccgtcgtcgtcgtcatggaGTACACCGTCG GTGGCACGCTGAGTAAAGGGCTGAACAGGGCCTTCGCGACGCTGGTGGCGGGGTTCATCGCCGTCGGGGCTCATCAGGTGGCCAACCGCTGCGGCGCACAGGGAGAACCGATACTACTCGCCATCTTCGTCTTCTTACTAG cgtcggcggcgacgttcTCGCGGTTCATCCCGGAGATCAAGGCGAGGTACGACTACGGGGTGACCATCTTCATCCTGACCTTCAGCCTGGTGGCCGTGTCGAGCTACCGGGTGGAGGAGCTCATCCAGCTCGCGCACCAGCGGTTCTCCAccatcgtcgtcggcgtcgccacCTGCCTCTGCACCACCATCTTCGTCATGCCCGTCTGGGCCGGCGAGGACCTCCACAAGCTCACCGCCGGCAACCTCGACAAGCTGGCGCAGTTCCTCGAAG GAATGGAAATTGAATGCTTTGGAGAAAACGCTTCCGCTGAGAATTTGGAGGGCAAAACCTTTCTCCAGGCGTACAAGAGCATACTTAATTCAAAGGCCACTGAAGACTCTCTG TGTAACTTTGCCAAATGGGAGCCTGGTCATGGCAAATTCAGCTTCAGACACCCTTGGAGCCAATACCAGAAGATCGGAGCTCTTTCTCGCCAGTGCGCTTCCTCTATGGAGGCTATGGCTTCATATGTCATCACACTGACAAAATCTCAG TATCCTGAAGCAAATCCTGAGCTGTCCCTGAAAGTCCGAACAGCATGCGGTGAGATGAGCTCACACTCTGCTCAGGCCCTCCGAGAGCTCTCAGCAGCAATTCGAACAATGACAGTGCCATCTACAACCAATAACTCCATGTCTGCAGCCATCAAAGCTGCCAAAGCCCTTAGGAGCGAAATATCAGAGGATAAAGCTCTGCTGCAAGTGATGCATGCGGCCGTTACTGCATCACTTCTTTCAGACTTGGTTACACAAGTAAAGAAAATTGCTGAATCTGTTGACAACCTAGCACGGCTTGCCTGCTTCAAAATACCTGAAAAATCTCAGAAAGACGTGGTCGTGGTCATCAATATCATGAGTTGA